A region of Mugil cephalus isolate CIBA_MC_2020 chromosome 3, CIBA_Mcephalus_1.1, whole genome shotgun sequence DNA encodes the following proteins:
- the cul4a gene encoding cullin-4A, whose amino-acid sequence MAEDTRQDKRTSFSAITEHSTNGMARTSSAVASGKSGASKKLVIKNFKDRPKLAENYTEDTWLKLRDAVGAIQNSTSIKYNLEELYQAVENLCSYKVSPTLYKQLRQVCEDHVQAQIHQFREESLDNLSFLKRMNRCWQDHCRQTIMIRSIFLFLDRTYVLQNSLLPSIWDTGLELFRTHIVSDGAVQKRTVEGILEQIELERNGETVDRSLLRSLLGMLSDLQVYKDSFEERFLTETNRLYAAEGQRLMQERDVPEYLHHVARRLEEENDRIMSYLDQSTQKPLISCVEKQLLGEHMNAILQKGLGVLLDENRVTELALLYQLFSKVKGGLLTLLQFWRDYIKSFGGEIVCTPEKDKDMVQELLDFKDKMDNVAQSCFSRNEGFINAMKEAFETFINKRPNKPAELIAKYVDSKLRAGNKEATEEELERILDKIMIIFRFIHGKDVFEAFYKKDLAKRLLVGKSASVDAEKSMLSKLKHECGAAFTSKLEGMFKDMELSKDIMIQFKQYMQNQSEPSNIELTVNILTMGYWPSYTPMEVHLPPEMVKLQEVFKLFYLGKHSGRKLQWQPTLGHAVLKAEFKEGKKELQVSLFQTLVLLMFNEGEEFSVEEIRTATGIEEGELKRTLQSLACGKARVLNKNPRGKDVEDGDRFNFNNDFKHKLFRIKINQIQMKETVEEQVSTTERVFQDRQYQIDAAVVRIMKMRKTLSHNLLVSELYNQLKFPVKPGDLKKRIESLIDRDYMERDKETPNQYHYVA is encoded by the exons ATGGCAGAGGACACACGACAGGACAAGAGGACCAGCTTCTCTGCCATAACGGAGCACAGCACCAACGGGATGGCGAGGACCTCCTCAGCTGTGGCCTCCGGCAAAAGTGGGGCTTCAAAGAAACTAGTCATCAAAAATTTCAAAg ACAGGCCAAAACTAGCCGAGAACTACACAGAGGACACGTGGCTGAAGCTGCGAGATGCGGTGGGAGCCATCCAGAACAGCACCTCCATCAAGTACAACCTGGAAGAGCTCTATCAG GCGGTGGAGAACCTGTGCTCATATAAAGTGTCCCCAACACTGTACAAGCAGCTTCGCCAAGTCTGTGAAGATCACGTGCAGGCTCAGATCCACCAGTTTAGAGA AGAGTCTTTGGACAATCTTTCCTTCCTGAAGAGAATGAATCGTTGCTGGCAGGACCACTGTAGACAAACT ATAATGATCCGAAGTATCTTTCTCTTCCTGGATCGCACCTACGTGCTCCAGAACTCCCTGCTTCCCTCCATCTG GGACACGGGGCTGGAGCTGTTTCGTACCCACATCGTGAGCGACGGCGCGGTTCAGAAGCGAACGGTCGAAGGCATTTTGGAGCAGATAGAGCTGGAGCGGAACGGAGAGACGGTCGATCGCAGTCTGCTGCGCAGCCTCCTGGGCATGCTGTCGGACCTGCAG gtttACAAAGACTCCTTCGAGGAGAGATTCTTGACCGAGACCAATCGGCTGTACGCAGCAGAGGGACAGCGGCTGATGCAGGAGAGAGAC GTACCCGAGTACCTGCACCACGTGGCTCGTcggttggaggaggagaacgatCGGATCATGAGCTACCTCGACCAGAGCACCCA GAAGCCGCTAATTAGCTGCGTCGAGAAACAACTTTTAGGAGAACACATGAATGCGATACTACAAAAGG GTCTGGGAGTTCTGCTGGATGAGAACCGGGTGACTGAGCTGGCTCTTCTCTACCAGCTCTTCAGCAAAGTGAAGGGAGGACTCCTCACACTGCTGCAGTTCTGGAGAGACTACATCAAG TCCTTTGGTGGAGAGATCGTATGCACTCCGGAGAAAGACAAGGACATGGTGCAGGAGCTGCTGGACTTCAAGGACAAGATGGACAACGTGGCCCAGAGCTGCTTCTCACGCAACGAAGGCTTCATCAACGCCATGAAGGAGGCGTTTGAAACCTTCATCAACAAGAGGCCCAACAAGCCGGCAGAACTAATCG CTAAATATGTGGACTCGAAGCTACGAGCCGGGAACAAGGAGGCcacggaggaggagctggagagaatCCTGGACAAGATAATGATAATCTTCCGCTTCATTCACG GAAAAGACGTGTTCGAAGCTTTCTACAAGAAGGACCTGGCCAAGCGCCTGCTGGTCGGCAAGAGCGCCTCCGTCGACGCGGAAAAGTCCATGCTCTCCAAGCTCAAGCACG AATGCGGCGCGGCCTTCACCAGTAAACTAGAGGGCATGTTCAAAGACATGGAGCTGTCTAAAGACATCATGATCCAGTTCAAACAG TACATGCAGAACCAGAGCGAGCCGAGCAATATAGAACTAACCGTTAACATCCTCACGATGGGCTACTGGCCTTCATATACCCCCATGGAGGTCCACTTACCCCCGGAG ATGGTCAAACTCCAGGAAGTGTTCAAGCTGTTCTACCTGGGTAAGcacagtgggaggaagctgcaGTGGCAGCCGACTCTGGGCCACGCGGTGCTAAAGGCAGAGTTTAAAGAG GGTaagaaagagctgcaggtgtCTCTGTTCCAGACGCTGGTGCTGCTCATGTTTAACGAGGGGGAAGAGTTCAGCGTGGAGGAGATTCGCACTGCCACTGGCATAg AGGAGGGAGAGCTCAAACGCACGCTTCAGTCCTTGGCCTGTGGAAAAGCTCGCGTCCTCAACAAGAACCCGCGAGGGAAAGACGTGGAGGACGGAGACCGCTTCAACTTCAACAACGActtcaaacacaaactgttcCGCATCAAGATCAATCAGATCCAAATGAAGGAGACG gtggaggagcaggtTAGCACCACGGAGCGCGTGTTTCAGGACCGCCAGTATCAGATCGACGCGGCCGTTGTGCGCATcatgaagatgaggaagacGCTCAGCCACAACCTCCTGGTGTCGGAGCTCTACAACCAGCTGAAATTCCCCGTCAAG CCGGGTGACCTGAAGAAGCGCATCGAGTCGCTCATAGACAGAGACTACATGGAGCGAGACAAGGAGACTCCGAACCAGTACCATTACGTTGCCTGA